TCCCCCAGCCGCCGAAGCCCCACAGAGCCAGCAGCACGGCGCTGACCGGAAGTGCGGTCCCGGCCAGTGGCAGCAGAGCGAGGCCGGCGGTGAGCACCAGCAATGAGCCGACGATCCCGACGGACGAGCCGAACCTGTCGGTGACGCGCCCCACCACCACATTGCCGGTCGCGCCCGCGGCGCCGTAGACGAACAGCAGCACACCGAGCGTGCCGGCACTTACTCCGGTCAGTGATTCGAGCATCGGTGCCGCGTACGTGTAACCGGCGAAGTCGGCCAGGGAAGCCAGCGCGGACACGGTCAGCACCAGCACGACCGCCCGATTTCGAAGCACACCGATGCGTTCGCCGAGCCGGATCGGTGGTGGCGCGGGAACCGCAGGAAGCACTCGCAACGCGAGGGAAGCGATCACACCGAGTGCCGCGACCAACCAGAACAGCCCCTGGTAGCCGAACACGCCGTTCAGCAGCACACCAGCGGGCACGCCGATCACCGTGGCCAGCGTCAACCCGGACAGCACCACCGAGACCGCCCGTCCACGCCGGTCCAGCGGGACCAGATCGCTCGCGATGACCACTGCCGTGGGAGTGAACAGGCTCGCGCCGATCGCGCCGAGCACGCGGGCGGCGGTGAGGGTGGCGAAGTCCGGGGCCAGCGCCGTGGCCACGTTGCTGGCCACGAACAGCCCCAGCGAGAACCACAACAGCCGCCGCCTTTCCCATCTGGACACCATTGTGGACAGAACGGGTGCGCTGACCGCGTACGTCAACGCGTGCACGGTGACCAGCTGTCCCGCGACCGTCACCGACACGCCGATGTGACCGGCGATCGCGGGGAGCACTCCGGCTACGAGATACGAGCCGGTGTTGACGACGAAGGTGCCGACAGCGAGCACCAACAGCCGGAAAGACATGGGCATCCTTCGGGCACGTTCGAAACGAACAGGGCACAACGGGGACACGAGGCCACCGAAAACGGGTGACCACGTGTCGTGGGAGAGATGTGTCCACTGGTGTGGGCACAGGATCCGCAACCGAGCCCGGTCGGCGAATGCGGTGGACGAGCACCGGATGCGGCGAAGAATTGTTCGTTCGACCGAGGACCCTGCAACCGCGGCCGGCCGTTCCGGCCGGACCCGTTCTCGGTGTCGACTCGCGAACACGGCCCCTCGGGGCCGCACCGGGACTTTCGTTCGGGACGGCGACGGTGTTACGCCACGTGGCTCGTTTCACAGGAAGCGGCGATGGTGGTGCGGAAACACCCCGGCACGGGAGCGGGTCTCCCGCACCGTGTCGACCGCGGCCGGAATCCCGACCCGTCGACATGTCCTGTTCGGATCTCTCCCGAGGTCAACAGCCTTACCTAGCCGAGTGACAGTACGCCGAACCCGTCGAGCGGGCACCGGTACTGCGGCAGTGTGGGCCGCGACACTGAACCCGACCACGTCGGGGTCCGTCCGGAACGGAGGTAATCGAGATGTCTGCTCACGTAACGGCCCCTCGCTCGGTCAGACGGTTCGCGCTGGTCGCGGCCACCGCTCTGGCCGCCTCCCTGCTGGGAACCACCCCTGTCACGGCCCGGGAGCACACCACCCGGCTGCCACCGGATCAGGACCGGCGTTCCTGCGGGAGCCTGCTGATCAAGAGGGCGAGCGTGACACCACAACAGAACGACGGCATGTTCACGGTCAATCTGGTCCCGGAGATCGATGGACCCAAGCCACCGGTCGATCTCGCCTGGAGCGATCTGCGGAACTGTGTGACCTTCCCGAACCAGAAGACGCTGCGCCACCAGTTCGACTGCCATGCCCTGGGCAACTTCACCAGCGACGATCCGGTCTGGAACCTGGAGTCCGACCGGGCGCCCAACGGGGACTGGTGGAACGACGTACGACAGCACAAGTGCAACTGGGGCAGCAGCGACGGCGGAGGATCGTCCCACTGAGCAGAGGTGTACCGACAAGAGCGGCCCAGGACCTCGTACCACGTCCTGGGCCGCCCCTCGGCCGAATCGTGCACGGAACCGCTTCAGTCGTCGCGCGCGGCGAAGGGACCGCCGGTACCGAAGATCCGTTCGGCGAAGCGTTCACCGATGCGGTGGTGTGTGGCGGCGTCCGGGTGAAGCTGATCGGGCAGCGGCAGTTCGGCGGTGTCCGCTTCGCCGTAGAGCTCCCGGCCGTCGAGGTAGTGCAGGTTCGGGTCGTCGGCCGCCCGCTGCTTCACGATGCGGGCGAGCTCCTCGCGAATGACGTTGAGTGTCAGCTTGCCCGCGGCACGTTCCGCCGGGTCACCGCCGGCCCGGAAACTGAGCTTCCCGGCTTCGAGGTCCTCGAAGTCCGGGACGCTGGGGCCGGGCGTGTCCTCGTGAATGGGGCAGTGGACGGGGGAGGCGACCAGCAACGGGGTGTTGGGATGGCCCTCGCGGACGGTGTCGAGGAAGCCGTGCACGGCAGGCGTGAAGGCGCGCAGCCGCATCAGATCGGTGTTGACCAGATTGATGCCGATCTTGACGCTGATCAGCTCCGCCGGGGTGTCGCGCAGGGCACGAGCGGTGAACGGGTCGAGCAGCGCGCTGCCGCCCAGCCCCAGGTTGATCAGTTCCACCCCGCCGCGGGAAGCCGCCAGCGCAGGCCAGGTCGTGGTGGGGCTCGCCGCGTCGGAGCCGTGGCTGATCGAGCTGCCGTGGTGCAGCCACACTTGCCGCCCCCGGTCCGGCACGGCTTCGACGGGGGCGTCGGTGCGCAGTTCGACCAGCTGGGTGATCTCGCTGTACGGCAGCCAGATCTCCAGGTCTTTCGGCTCGGCGGAAAGACCGGAAAAACGGGCCGTACCGACCGGGCCGGTCCGGGTCTCGACGGAGCCGGTGGTCATGTCCACGGTCCTGAGATCGCCACCGGACACGCTGGTCCGGGCGGCCAGACCGCCGTCGACGAGCAGGTCGTACACGCCGTCCGGTCGGGGTGGCGCCCCCTGATAAGCCATCTTGGTGGGCAGCGTGTCCAGCTCCACGGTGGTGGCTCGGGTGCGCAGGACCAGTCGCACGCCGGAGGGCTGGGCCTCCGCCATGGCCAGCTGCCCGTCGGCGCACTGGGCGCGCGCCCGGGCGGGAAGTCGATGCGGCAGCACCCCGTGCTCGGTGCGTTCCAGGTCGAGCGCACCGCGCAGCAGGTCCGCGGTGACGGGTGTGGTGATCCAGCCTCCGTCCTCGCTCCGCTCCTGGCGCGCCGAGGCGTCACTGCTTGGGGAAACCATGGCCACAATTCTGGCAACCGAAGGTTCGATCCGCACACGAATTCGCCGTGCATTCCGATATGCCTCCTTCCGCAGAAGCACGGCCGTTCAGATGCCGGTCGTGAGTGGAGACCCGTCCGCGGGTCGGTCCATGCACGGGCTGACCGAACGAGACAGCTAGGGCGCTGCGTTCCCGCGGGGGTACTGTCCATGGCAGTGGCCAGCTGCAGCACCATCGCCCGACTCGGGTGCGCCCGGCCGGACTCCACGCAGGAGAGGTGTCGTGCTGAGGTCTCCGCTAGAAGGGCGAGGTCAAGCTGACTGAGCCCGCGATGGTGTCGCCACTTCAGCAGCAGGGTCTCTCCCGCTCCGTCCCTCCCGCCAGCCTGTCGGAAGTGCCTGGGGACCTGGGAGGAACCGTGGACGTAGCCGCGCACTACCGTGGCCTGCTGGCTTCGCACTACAGCTGGATGCTGGGCGGTGACATCGAGCAGGTCGCTACTCAGGACCGTCAACTGTTCGAGAAGCTGGAACTCGGCGCGTCCTCCTCCGGGCTGGCGGTGGA
This genomic stretch from Actinopolyspora halophila DSM 43834 harbors:
- a CDS encoding MFS transporter; this translates as MSFRLLVLAVGTFVVNTGSYLVAGVLPAIAGHIGVSVTVAGQLVTVHALTYAVSAPVLSTMVSRWERRRLLWFSLGLFVASNVATALAPDFATLTAARVLGAIGASLFTPTAVVIASDLVPLDRRGRAVSVVLSGLTLATVIGVPAGVLLNGVFGYQGLFWLVAALGVIASLALRVLPAVPAPPPIRLGERIGVLRNRAVVLVLTVSALASLADFAGYTYAAPMLESLTGVSAGTLGVLLFVYGAAGATGNVVVGRVTDRFGSSVGIVGSLLVLTAGLALLPLAGTALPVSAVLLALWGFGGWGIMPAVQHRLIALKPALASVVIAFNSSAMYLGMGLGGVTGGAVVSRWGWDALGPASAAVAVLALLLLHWTRSSPQRHDTVADSAGQSEPTGIAPSAPAVDEGAKDFPEETVPSGVTRRS
- a CDS encoding DUF2599 domain-containing protein, which encodes MSAHVTAPRSVRRFALVAATALAASLLGTTPVTAREHTTRLPPDQDRRSCGSLLIKRASVTPQQNDGMFTVNLVPEIDGPKPPVDLAWSDLRNCVTFPNQKTLRHQFDCHALGNFTSDDPVWNLESDRAPNGDWWNDVRQHKCNWGSSDGGGSSH
- a CDS encoding GDSL-type esterase/lipase family protein, whose translation is MVSPSSDASARQERSEDGGWITTPVTADLLRGALDLERTEHGVLPHRLPARARAQCADGQLAMAEAQPSGVRLVLRTRATTVELDTLPTKMAYQGAPPRPDGVYDLLVDGGLAARTSVSGGDLRTVDMTTGSVETRTGPVGTARFSGLSAEPKDLEIWLPYSEITQLVELRTDAPVEAVPDRGRQVWLHHGSSISHGSDAASPTTTWPALAASRGGVELINLGLGGSALLDPFTARALRDTPAELISVKIGINLVNTDLMRLRAFTPAVHGFLDTVREGHPNTPLLVASPVHCPIHEDTPGPSVPDFEDLEAGKLSFRAGGDPAERAAGKLTLNVIREELARIVKQRAADDPNLHYLDGRELYGEADTAELPLPDQLHPDAATHHRIGERFAERIFGTGGPFAARDD
- a CDS encoding class I SAM-dependent methyltransferase; the encoded protein is MVSPLQQQGLSRSVPPASLSEVPGDLGGTVDVAAHYRGLLASHYSWMLGGDIEQVATQDRQLFEKLELGASSSGLAVDLGCGPGPQTLALADMGFGTVVGVDTSRELLDVALGGPVAHAEKSTVSSVSPGQRWV